The following nucleotide sequence is from Scyliorhinus torazame isolate Kashiwa2021f chromosome 4, sScyTor2.1, whole genome shotgun sequence.
tcaaaatgagtctgtgcagagagacccgggtgtctttgttcatgtatTGCAAAAAGTCagcaaggcaaatggaatgttagcgtttattgtacACATCTGGAATacagtgtccagttttggtctcgttaATTGAGGGAGGATGTGGTGGcatggaggcaattcagaggagcggggcttgttggggggggggggaatgtacgaagaattaaacagtttgggctcatatttcgctggagtttagaatgaAGAGAGGGGATCTGACCTCAGTACATAAAATactaaagggattgataaagtaagtaGACCaacatgttcccccttgtgggcaatctagaacgagaggtcacagatttaaGTTGAGTTTGTAGATTTAAAATGGACATGAGGAATACTTCACAGAGGATGGtgaaatcggagtcattaaatcgtttcaagaaggagataagaAGAAGATAGGTAtagttcagatttttaaaaaacaggttaaagggatatgggtaaCTGGTGGATTTGAAACCAGCCATGATCTGCTAGAGggactgaattgcccacttctgcaccCATGTTCCCACTCCCATTAGGTTAATTTGTACTCTGTTCCTCATTTGGTAGTGGGACAGTGCAAAGGGCAGCAAAATTCATGGATACAAAATGTGCAGCTTTTCAGATTCAACATAGGATTCAGGATTCAAcattatacatagaaaatagaagcagaaggaggccattcagcccgtcgagcctgctccaccattcattatgatcacgactGATCAAGTTCAAAACCCGGATCCTTGGGTAGCacggcggcagtggttagcacagctgcctcgcagcaccaaggtcccagtttgatcccagctccgggtcactgtccttgtggagtttgcacatcctccgtgcttgcgtgggtttcacccccacaacccaaagatgtgcagggtaggtggattggccacgctaaattgccccttaattggaaaaaatgaattgggtattctaaattaaaaaaaaaaaagaaaatgcagaaAAAAACCCAAATCCCTCCTTCCCACTATATCCCTTGAGCCCCAAGAGCTATTACCTAATTTCCTCGACAtttcacaacgttttggcctcaactatttaagAGGTAGCGCATTCCTCAGATTCACCATACGCTGGGGTGAAGAAATCTGGGGTGAGGAAATCtttcctcaccccagtccaaaaaggtttaccccttatcctcaaactatgaccccctgcctagttctggactcccccaccatcaggaagatCTTTCGGAATCAGCATTTTCTAAATTACTAGGAGATCCCCTCTCCACtatctaaactctaatgaatataatcctaactgacagtACAGCCATcatcagcttggtaaacctttgcAATCACTCCACAGCAAGACCTTCTgcctcagataaagacaccaaaactgcacataatactccagatgtggcctcaccaatgccttgtacaattgcagtgaaacattgcagtgaaacatccctacagtaaaacatccctattcttatACTCAAAATCCTCTTGCTAGAATGGCCAACATcccccatttgccttctttactgcctgctgtaactGCACACGAGGATACCAAGGTCTCAagagtatccacctctcaatttacacccaaataataatctgcctgcttacatttcctaccaaaatgggataaactcacatttatcacattatactgcatctgccacgcatGTACCCTCTCTCAGCCGGTCTAAATCCCACTGAAGCTTCTCTGCATCCTCCAGAGTCCACAATCCCACCCaattttgtattatctgcaaatttggaaataatagccaaatcattaatatgcaagtgaacagttggggtcctagcacagacccctgcagtatcccactagtcattgcctgccaacccagtaattccaactttttgcttcctgtctgctaatcagCTTTCGATCCAtcatctcaagacactactcatattcccatgcactttaacttcacAGTTAAGGAATctactgtggggcagcacggtggcgcagtgggttagccctgcagcctcacggcaccgaggtcccaggttcgatcccggctttgggtcactgtccgtgtggagtttgcacattctcccagtgtttgcgtgggtttcgcccccacaacccaaagatgtgcaggctaggtggattggccatgctaaattgccccttaattggaaaaaatgaattgggtactctaaatttatatatatatttaaaaaaagaatctacTGTGGCAGTGTTCTAACAAAAATCCATTAACTTGACATAATGAAACCAAAAATCACCAGAAGGATTAAGGCTGCTGGTACAATAGCAGGTGCAGAGTGCTTGATGCCAATATTAGGCCAGTAAAGTGTAATTATCCCCACAGCTAAACTCACTCGCATATACTACCACACAAGTGAATTGAAGGAGGCTGCCTATTGAAGGAGGCTGCCTACTGAAATGCCTTGCCTTTGGTGCAACAACAACTTCACCCCCTGGATTAATCTCCCCCTCCAAAAAAGCTATTGACTAAATGAATTGGGCTAGAGTCCATGATTAAGCAACACACAAGCCATCTGATCCACAGTTTAGTTATTGCACTACTATACATATTCCCAGCCATATTATTCATACAAATCTCAAACAGATTTGACATTTAGCGAGATCAAGTTAAAAATATTCCACCACAATCACAAACATGGACATTCTCTCTTGTATAAAAACGAAATTGTCATTTGTCACTATACCTTCTGTACCCACAGCTTGAAGTGGGTGGACATCATGTTTATaaacaaatttctcctctagcaccATCTGAATAGCCACAATGATCTGTGCTACAATGATTAGGAGGTCTCCTATGTAGTAAAAAGGAATAGTTTAAAGAAAGGACTAAAGTCAGAAAATTACTGCTGCAAAATTCCAATCTGGGGTGAGGAAGCTCCCACCAATGTGAAGGAGCAGAAAATGCCACCCCGGTGTTAGAAAGGTACACGAAGCATACTTAATTACCTGTTAGAACCTGAGATAGTTTGTGCTTTTCATCATGATTTCCACTGACAAAGTCTGCCAGCCCTACTACCACAAGGCCACAAATGGTAAGAAAAATCCCAACCCACTGGCTGGTTATTAAACGACGGCCCAAGAAAGCAACGGAAAGTAAGCCAGTGAAGATGACAACAGCTCCACGTAGCATCTGGAAGCTGGAGGCACTCGTCAAGTTTAAAGCTGAAAGATAAAAGGAAAACTATGTACAGGAATGTGCATTTCAATGTATGGGCCTGATTGATTACAGACGTACCAGGCTAGATACTTCAAGACGAACAATTTATGCACTATTCCCACCTGGTATACCCAACATTCAGCATCTAAAAtaaaagggggagggggacaggatgaGGAATACAACATTGCGATTGAATCAATTGAATATAAAAACACAGCCCGTCCATCCACTGAGTAGGGATGATGACTTTTTGTAAAAAATAATTTTaagtattcaattcattttttccaattaagggacaatttagcgtggccaaccctcctatcctgcacatcttttgggtcatgggggcaaaacccacgcaaacacggggagaaagtgaaaactccacacggacagtggcccaaagccaggattgaacctgtgacctagataccgtgaggcaactgtgctaaccacttgcaccaccgtgctgccctgtgatggACATTTCTTTTCCCTTTATATTAACCAAAGACTGAAGGCACATGAAATATTAGTGGAATTGCAAATCATTTTAACTTGCTCtcgttatttttttttaattttttataaaTGGTCATAGGAGCAGAGTAACACTGACACAAACTCAACTCTGATCTCCATGGTGATCTCGCTGCTTCAAGCGTGCACATTCGCCAAGAGTTACTTGTTCCACTTGGTGGTAACCCTACAAAATCACATTGGACAGCCCTAAAGGTCAGCAATAAATTATCTATCGAGTGCCATGTCATGTGGGTCGAATAGAAAATCATTGGTGACCTCAAAAAGTGAAATGAACACTAGCTAAAAGCAGCCTGTCAATAGGAAAAAACAGAAAATGTAAAATGCATCTAGAAATAAGCACTCCAAAATTTAACAGAACTCATTCCCCGATAACTGGAACTTCACTTTCATGATTCAGGAGCAGATAAAAAGAAATGAAATTTGCAAGCTGAAAACCTAGAATACAATTTACATACTGCTCGTCTTGCAACCGCTGTCATTTTATTGCTATGCCAACTCCAGTACATCCAAATGGTCAATTTTACTCAGCACCAATATGTCCTGAATGCATTCAATTGGTGAACATTTGAGCTCATTTGCTGTTTGTTCCTGGCGATTCAGTAACAAAATACTATAGCCCAAGTCAGATGGACCAATTCCCGATCTGTGCATCAGTCAAGTGCTGAACTGGAGCACAGAATAGCCAACTGGATCAGTTCGTAAACAAATTGCTACAAAACATTGTATAATGCTGGAAGTGGCCAACATGACAAGTCAGGTGTAATGGCTCAAACAAAGCACATGAACTGAAGACCCAAATTATTTGGCAAGGATGCACAGCAGAAACCATTTATTTCAGTTGTTTCCACATCAGTCAGACAATTTGGCAGCATGGCTAATGCTGTTGACCAGAACACATCCCAATTCTTTGAAATAGAGTGGTTGGACAACAATACTGCTAAAGATTAAAAGACGCGATTTACCCAAATGGATCAGAGTCTCGTAACATGTGATCAGCCAGAGGAACACCACGCTATCGAACACCCATTCGGGTAGGTTGggagcctcagcagggaacacgCAGCTGATGCCAATccctttttttttttgcactgtGGAGCTCCAGAACAGAGACGCCATgtttaaatggtgccccaatctctcgacACTTAAATCACCCCCTCAGCCCAACTCACCCAAGGGAGTCCTCAGGGGCTTCCTGCACAGCACCTGCACAAGTCACCCCCAGCCCAGTCCACAGCAtggggaaaaatgccagcttggcattgccagggtatcaCCTtgtccagagggcaagcacctgggggcctctgatcccctgggagcacCCCCATGAGTGCCCGGAGCACCCCCATGAGTGCCCTTCTACCTGGTCCCtgattgtggagaccagcactgaacggtacTTGCCAGAGATGCCCAAGGCAAGGTAGTTAGGTCCCACGCCTGGAGTAGATTGTGGGAATGCATATCAAGAGCAAAACTAGCCGTCTTACTAATATATAGATTTgcaaaaaagtgatcccacccacaacggactggattcacattgcgacatcttctgggcagcacggtagcaagcactgtggcttcccagcgccagggtcccaggttagattccccactgggtcagtctgtgcgcaatctgcatgttctccccatgtctgcctgggtttcctccaggtgctctggtttcctcccacagtccaaaagatgtgcaggttaggtggattggccatgctaaattgcccttaatgtccaaaaaggttaggaggggttattgggttacagggatcgggtgggagtgaggacttaagtgagttggtgcagactcgatgggccgaatggcctccttctgcactgtacgttctatgaaaTAGTGTTTGATCTCGCAAGACATGGTAAACTTAGTAGATCCTGGAAGAGGAATCTCTCAGCTGCACCACCTTTTGGGTACAACACAGCCAGTAGATCTCACCCGTAATGTTTTTAAATATCAAAAAAGATTTCATGGCATAATTTTGCCATGCACATGTTTGCCAAATACTGGCAGTCCGCAGGTCTTACCAATGTACATAATGCTGGTGGCTGTCATGTCACACAGTGCTGGTGGTAGGAAAAGGAAGGAGTTGAACTTCCTTACAGGAGCCATCTGTGGTTCAGTTCTTCGGCGATCATGACATAAAATCATGTAGAATACAGCTAAACAGGAGACTTCCCCAAGGAACATTCCCACCGCCTGCAAGAGACAAAAAAAAGCCCAATGAGGACGCATTAGACTTTATGCATTCTGAGCTCTGCAAAATTGGCTTTCAGGCTTCTTCCATTCACTTCAGATCTCGTTCAGTGGGCAGGATATGTCATTAGGCACAACCCTGCCTTATGCTGCTTTGTAACAGCAAGGCAATCTGTTCCGCCATCAAGACCAGGTACTCAGCATGTAATCCAACCAATATTTTAGGGacatacagagggagtgcagcactgtctttcaGATGGGACCTTCAGAGGCATTGTCATGgaatggttacagtacagaaggcggccatttggcccatctgtaaTGTCTGTGCTGTTTCGGCACCTCACCTGCTTCCACGTATTGTCAAACAGAAAATATTTTCCCCAAGCTGTTTTACACATGGAAAACATTCAAAAATAAGGCACTAAAATGCAACTGTTGGTGGGGGGCCTAATTTGGGACAGAAAGGTGATGCTTTTGAAAGCAAAAAATGGAACAGAGTAAGTATTTGCAGGGCAGTGTGGGACAGGATGCTGCTGTAGGCAAGGTTTGTTTAAAAGATGCAGGTCAAAGGAGACAAGGGGCAAAATATTGGGCTTGGAATTAACAAGATCCTTCATTTCAGCAAAATGCCCAAGTACATGTGGACCGCCCCAAtgtcggcacgcgattctccgcagagcatcggcgccggcatggttggcgcggcgccagtcagggCCGCTCTAAGTGGCCGGCCGCCGATTctcagcctgggatgggccgagcggccgttgtataataaaatttttttttttttgaaaaaaaagagttccaccggtgccgtccacacccgctctcagccggcgggaactctgcgtggtaGGGTCGAGGGggcagcctgttgggggggggggggggggggggggggggggagtccgatgtggcctggcccacaaacGGGACCCACCGATAGGcacgccagcctctctggctgggggcctccttccttccgcgccggcccctgtagtcctgcgccatgttgcgtcggggccggcacattgaaggaagccactgcgcatgcacgcgttggcgccggtgccactgtgcatgagtGGATCCTACGGCGCCTATTTGACGCCGGGGTCAGCCGCTGGAGCttgtagggaccagaattgctgatcctgtgttgacaccgtcgagagacgcaacggcgtttccgacagcaTCAACACGAATCCTCTGGATCACAGAATCCtctggatcacagaatcccgcccagcaatGCTGATCATTAGTTAGTGCGTACTTACCTGAAGGAAAGGATGATTGAATAAGTGTTTCTGTGACCCATTGCAACCTTCAGCTCGGAATCCATCGGCCCACCTGGGAAAATTAAagcaaagaaaattgtacaaatgtAACTAGAGTTTTTTGCAGGATACCAGCAAGGGGGCTAGACAATTATCTTCAGCATCCAGGTTACTGGAGAAGTAGGAGGTTGAGTTATAAGCATTGAGAAATATTCAGATTCAGAAGATTCATCCAGTCAGCTGATGATGGAAGCAGAAAAGTTAATTTATTTTAAAGAGTGGGAAGTATGACAGATTTCTAAAAGAGGCCAGTTTGAAACTGGCAATGGAAGTAGTtccctttttttttacaaaaaagGGAGGCCGACAATGCAACCCTGATAGCACCAGGGAGCCTCCATGACCAAGCTTGATACACAACTTAGTTAACTGTTGACAGCCTTAGGGAAGGGGTGGGGCAGTGAAGAGACATGAAGCTTCAGGGACCTACACGGTTGAAGAAAGATTCCGTACTTCAATGAGAATGTCCATTTCTATACAATTTAACAAGTATTCAAGACCAAAACGGGGATTTGTCCTTAGGAAAATAGAGCACTTGGTTTACCCTGGTCTTGCTAATGTCATACAGCAGGTTTATTGTCCAGCTGTTGACTATATCAGTCACTTGGAAGTACATAACTGGAGTATGGGGgtgtcaggacagatgcaagaattcaAAATTTCAAAGGGAACGAAATCCACTGCAATtggcataccaccgcaaccggtcctcagcagacgccatctccctggcccgacactcatccctagagcatcccgacaacaaggactcctacatcagactatttattgactacagctctgccaccataatacacgcacacacacaacccatctacaagtttactgacgatacgaccatagtgggccggatctcaaataacgacgagtcagaatacagaagagattgagaacctagtggagtggtgcagcgacaaaagtctatctctcaatgccagcaaaactaaagggctggtcactgacttcagcaaagtaagcagtttcaaattcctagggttacACATCtcaaaaaaatctgtcctggtccacccacgtcgacactaccaccagaaaagcacaacagcgcctatacttcctcaggaaactaaggaaatttggcatgtccacattaacccttaccaactttcacagatgcaccatagaaagcatcctatcaggctgcatcacagcctggtatggcaactgctcagcccaggaccgtaagaaacttcagagtcgtgtacaccgcccagtccatcacacgaacctgcctcccatccattgactccatctacacctcccgctgcctggggaaagcaggcagcataattaaagatccctcccacccagctcactcttcaggcaggagatacagaagtctgagaatacgcatgaacagattcaaaaacagtttcttccccatggttaccagactcctaaatgacccgcttatggattgacctcattaacgctacacccctgtatgcttcacccgttgccggtgttatgtagttacatttgtATACatagtgttgccctattatgtattttcttttattttcatgtgcttaatgatctgttgagctgctcgcagaaaaatactttccactgtatctcggtacacgtgacaataaacaaaatccaaatccataaGGAAAACAAAAGGGCGCCAATTGGGCGAGGAGAGAATGCACGAGGGAATTATTATTCTCCaggtttttaaaaatcaaaaaaaaaCAATAGCTGCCCAGGCTTTTTTGCCGATGGAGGACACATCCTGGGAGTTTCCAGCAAGCACAAGTGAGCCAAATTGCAAGTCCAAATGTTCTGGAATTGGTGGTTGGTGTAAACACACTGGATTGTTTTTTGCTAGCAGAGGGTCTGCCTATGCCAACAGCCAAAGGGATGAGCTATTTGATATCCTGTAGGATAGCAATCCCTTTCTTGGCATCAAACTTGCACGATCATCAAATGGCTCAGGCCTCATTTACATGATTTGtgttttgatttttaaaattttttttaaaaaaggctagTCGTGTAGCATGTGGAGCTACAGGAATGCCAATGCATATATTGACCTGCATATCGGCTGGTGGTAGACAACATTGGCAAATCACATTGAAGAAAGGGATCGGGATTTGGTTAGATGAGCACAGGATGGAGTGCATTAGGTGGGTGAGAAAATTCTCACATGTAACTGCAGATTCAAGTAGTAATCATAAATATGCAAGAAGTCATTTAATTTAAAATTTGTGTTTCTTGTGGAAACAAGCAAAAACGTCAGCAAGAGCTGGGGCTCGAAGGGATCCTGTGAAATTTTTTTTGGGTGTACATGGTGTTGCTACAGCCAAACTGCACAAGTGTCTGAACACATGATCAATGAATGCAAATGGTGGTGCATCCAACTTGCAGTGATGTAGTGACATGTGCATTAGTGAATAGGTTCACACTGTCAAATGGACTAAAGACATGTTTATTCTACAATTAATCAATTCCAAGATCAGTTGGACCATGTAGCTCACAGGGTGGCTCGAAGCTACATATATTCCTATGCAGGGACCTGTCCAAGCATTGGACCTTTCTTGGAATGAAACAAAATACCTGGGGGACAGTAGTTCCTGGTGAATTCTCCACAGCAACCGTGATCAGTTGACTTGGTCAAATCAATCAGCATGGTTTTCTTTTGCAGTATATATGGTGCATTCCTTAAATTTGGTATGGTGTCTATCCTGACGAGTGCAAGAATTTCAACCGTATGGCTTCCTTTTCAACACTGATGGGAAAGTACTGTCCAATAACTTATTCCAAAACAACTAacaacactgggggtggggggcaaattGAGAATGGAAAATGACACCATGGCATTTTTGGTTCTACACAGCCGCAAATATGGTATTTCAATATTCACTCCTGCCCTTCCGATTTTCAAAACTTAATTTAGTGCCATTACATTGGATGCCCTGGATGCCCTCTCTCAACCCACCACCCAGTTGCACTTTTGTCACTTGTAATTTTTCTGCTTGCGGTCATAGTACATAGAGCGGAACACAGAAAATACATCACATGAACAGTGGATTAGGAAGTGGGAAGAGCCATGAACTCCATGTCACTCAAGATTGGGATATTtattatgtggagatgctggcgttggactggcaaacctgttggactttaacctggtgttgtaagacttcttactgggataTTTATTAGCAGGGTGTTGATGCAGAGAACATAATTGTTGCTTTTTTTCCCCTCCCCAGACAACATCTCCAGCAGTGGAAATCCCCAGCACCAAATATAAAGGTGGAAGTTGCAAATCATCATCACAGACGACACAGCAAGCAAAAATATCAATGCATACATGGATTATGTGAAGGAAAGGAATACTGCAAGGATTGTCAGCAATTTCTTTTGAGAAAAATGCAAGATAAGgtattaggagcagcagtaggcaattcagccattACAGCCTTCTccgtctccgccattcaatcagatcatgttgATCTCTTCAACTGGTTTatcaaaaatgtatctatctcaaCAATAGAAAAGTAGTTTGCTCAACAGGTGGAGAAGCTACAATGGGCAATTGCTAAACGAGATCCAATCTCTTATTAGCTTGCAATACATTCTAGCACCTCGTGGGGAAAAGAAAATCCCTGCAAGATTAAACAAATGGATTTTCAGCCATAAACCAAGGGCCTCTTGGGAGGTGACTGCACTCCTGTGGTTTAAACTGGTTCTTCCAGTAAAAATAGCACAATGCCAAGTATATTTCTTTACTACCTACGAGCAAAAGAAGCCAATTGCATTCATTCTACACTCCCTGCAGTCATAAAGCAAAACTAGGCAGCTGACTTAATTGCATCATCGTTCACTCTACGAATATTACTTGGTCAGCAATTATGTAGGAAACTCAATAAAACTTCCAGGTCTACTTTGCTGCTTGGGATTAGATGCGTGTGAACATTTCAGATGCATCAGCAAGATGTTTTTGTTTGACTGACAATCCCTTGCTTGCTCTTAAAAGGCACTGTTAGATGCTCCAGTGTGGAATTGTAACAAACATATTCTCCAAGTAGGCCCAACTATCAGAGTAAATCTGACCCGATACCAGATTAAATCAGAACTTcagtcataggatttacagtgcagaaggaagccattcagcccatcgagtctgcactgacccttagaaagagcaccctacccccataaccccacctaacctttttgaacaccaagggcaaaggccaatccatctaacctacacatctttggattgtgggaggaaaccggagaaaaccccacgcagacacggggagaacacgcagactcctcacagaccgtgacctaagctgggaatcaaacctggagctgtgaagcaacagtgttaaccattgtgctaccgtgccgcccttaagggTAACAGAAAATTCTATTCTATATACCAGCCACTAGAATCCATGTGCCACGCCAAAACAAGTTAACCTAGTGAACAAAAAGCAGAATTTCATATCACCATTATGTAATGTGAAAGATGCCTTGGGCCAGGATGGAGTAAAAGTGCTAGGTACCTTGTATGTGTTGAGCGGATTGCCTGTTGCAAGCCGATTCTACACCTAGTTCTTGTGATGTACAAAACAAGTAAA
It contains:
- the slc35f6 gene encoding solute carrier family 35 member F6 isoform X2: MQAMVKDCKSQWADGFRAEGCNGSQKHLFNHPFLQAVGMFLGEVSCLAVFYMILCHDRRRTEPQMAPVRKFNSFLFLPPALCDMTATSIMYIALNLTSASSFQMLRGAVVIFTGLLSVAFLGRRLITSQWVGIFLTICGLVVVGLADFVSGNHDEKHKLSQVLTGDLLIIVAQIIVAIQMVLEEKFVYKHDVHPLQAVGTEGMFGFIILSLLLIPMYYIPVGSFGGNPRGVLEDALDAFCQIGIKPLIFLALLGNILSIAFFNFAGISVTKEISATTRMVLDSLRTIVIWIVSLSVGWEHFHGLQILGFFILLLGAALYNGLHKLILAKLPWCKERMEEDFERNRLLTENKDSINVSPCN
- the slc35f6 gene encoding solute carrier family 35 member F6 isoform X3, encoding MWADGFRAEGCNGSQKHLFNHPFLQAVGMFLGEVSCLAVFYMILCHDRRRTEPQMAPVRKFNSFLFLPPALCDMTATSIMYIALNLTSASSFQMLRGAVVIFTGLLSVAFLGRRLITSQWVGIFLTICGLVVVGLADFVSGNHDEKHKLSQVLTGDLLIIVAQIIVAIQMVLEEKFVYKHDVHPLQAVGTEGMFGFIILSLLLIPMYYIPVGSFGGNPRGVLEDALDAFCQIGIKPLIFLALLGNILSIAFFNFAGISVTKEISATTRMVLDSLRTIVIWIVSLSVGWEHFHGLQILGFFILLLGAALYNGLHKLILAKLPWCKERMEEDFERNRLLTENKDSINVSPCN
- the slc35f6 gene encoding solute carrier family 35 member F6 isoform X4, translating into MFLGEVSCLAVFYMILCHDRRRTEPQMAPVRKFNSFLFLPPALCDMTATSIMYIALNLTSASSFQMLRGAVVIFTGLLSVAFLGRRLITSQWVGIFLTICGLVVVGLADFVSGNHDEKHKLSQVLTGDLLIIVAQIIVAIQMVLEEKFVYKHDVHPLQAVGTEGMFGFIILSLLLIPMYYIPVGSFGGNPRGVLEDALDAFCQIGIKPLIFLALLGNILSIAFFNFAGISVTKEISATTRMVLDSLRTIVIWIVSLSVGWEHFHGLQILGFFILLLGAALYNGLHKLILAKLPWCKERMEEDFERNRLLTENKDSINVSPCN
- the slc35f6 gene encoding solute carrier family 35 member F6 isoform X1, translating into MAWTKYQFCLAAMMLITGSINTLSAKWADGFRAEGCNGSQKHLFNHPFLQAVGMFLGEVSCLAVFYMILCHDRRRTEPQMAPVRKFNSFLFLPPALCDMTATSIMYIALNLTSASSFQMLRGAVVIFTGLLSVAFLGRRLITSQWVGIFLTICGLVVVGLADFVSGNHDEKHKLSQVLTGDLLIIVAQIIVAIQMVLEEKFVYKHDVHPLQAVGTEGMFGFIILSLLLIPMYYIPVGSFGGNPRGVLEDALDAFCQIGIKPLIFLALLGNILSIAFFNFAGISVTKEISATTRMVLDSLRTIVIWIVSLSVGWEHFHGLQILGFFILLLGAALYNGLHKLILAKLPWCKERMEEDFERNRLLTENKDSINVSPCN